Proteins from a genomic interval of Pseudomonas silesiensis:
- the lipA gene encoding lipoyl synthase — protein sequence MTTDAVQTMIPTLDVTERPAPRAKVEAGVKLRGAEKVARIPVKIIPTTELPKKPDWIRVRIPVSPEVDRIKALLRKHKLHSVCEEASCPNLGECFSGGTATFMIMGDICTRRCPFCDVGHGRPKPLDVNEPESLAIAIADLKLKYVVITSVDRDDLRDGGAQHFADCIREIRKLSPNVQLETLVPDYRGRMDVALEITAAEPPDVFNHNLETVPRLYKAARPGSDYQWSLTLLQRFKQMMPHIPTKSGLMLGLGETDEEVIEVMKRMREHDIDMLTLGQYLQPSRSHLPVQRFVHPDTFAWFAEEGYKMGFKNVASGPLVRSSYHADEQAKLVKAELMSS from the coding sequence ATGACTACTGATGCAGTGCAAACCATGATCCCGACGCTGGATGTTACCGAGCGTCCGGCCCCGCGTGCCAAGGTAGAAGCCGGCGTCAAGCTGCGCGGCGCCGAGAAGGTTGCACGTATCCCGGTGAAGATCATTCCGACCACCGAATTGCCGAAGAAACCCGACTGGATTCGCGTGCGCATCCCGGTTTCGCCGGAAGTCGATCGCATCAAGGCGCTGCTGCGCAAGCACAAGCTGCACAGCGTATGCGAAGAAGCGTCCTGCCCGAACCTGGGCGAGTGCTTCTCCGGCGGCACCGCGACCTTCATGATCATGGGTGACATCTGCACCCGTCGCTGCCCGTTCTGCGACGTTGGCCATGGTCGTCCGAAACCACTGGACGTCAACGAGCCGGAAAGCCTGGCCATTGCCATTGCCGACCTGAAACTCAAGTACGTGGTGATCACTTCGGTAGACCGCGACGACCTGCGTGACGGCGGCGCCCAGCACTTTGCCGACTGCATCCGCGAGATCCGCAAGCTGTCGCCAAACGTACAGCTCGAAACCCTGGTCCCGGATTACCGTGGCCGCATGGACGTCGCACTGGAAATCACCGCCGCCGAGCCGCCGGATGTGTTCAACCACAACCTGGAGACCGTGCCGCGCCTGTACAAGGCCGCGCGTCCGGGATCGGATTACCAGTGGTCGCTGACCCTGCTGCAACGCTTCAAGCAGATGATGCCGCACATTCCGACCAAGTCCGGCCTGATGCTGGGCCTGGGTGAAACCGACGAAGAAGTCATCGAAGTCATGAAACGCATGCGCGAGCACGACATCGACATGCTGACCCTGGGCCAGTACCTGCAGCCGTCCCGCAGCCACTTGCCGGTCCAGCGTTTCGTACACCCGGACACCTTCGCCTGGTTCGCCGAGGAAGGTTACAAGATGGGCTTCAAGAACGTCGCCTCCGGCCCGCTGGTACGTTCCTCGTACCACGCCGATGAGCAGGCGAAGCTGGTCAAGGCCGAGCTGATGTCGTCCTGA
- the mltB gene encoding lytic murein transglycosylase B — MQVMRGWATRYAPWVGLVSILGTAQDALAGDYEGSPQVAEFVGEMTRDYGFAGEQLMGVFREAERKQSILDAISKPAERVKQWSEYRPMFITDARIARGVDFWRQHEAILARAEQEYGVPAQVIVSIIGVETFFGRNTGNFRVVDALSTLGFDYPPRAEFFRKELREFLLLAREEQVDPLTLKGSYAGAMGLPQFMPSSFRAYAVDFDGDGHINIWNNPDDAIGSVASYFKRHGWVGGEPVVSRADVRGDQVDLGLTTGIEPTKTVGELRALGWSSHDALRDDMPVTAFRLEGDKGPEYWMGLTNFYAITRYNRSVMYAMAVHQLSEQLVQARGVK, encoded by the coding sequence ATGCAAGTAATGCGTGGCTGGGCGACTCGATACGCGCCATGGGTCGGCCTGGTAAGCATCCTTGGCACAGCGCAGGACGCGTTGGCCGGCGATTACGAAGGCTCACCCCAAGTGGCCGAATTCGTCGGTGAAATGACCCGCGACTACGGTTTTGCCGGTGAACAGCTGATGGGCGTGTTCCGCGAAGCCGAGCGCAAGCAGTCGATCCTCGACGCGATCTCGAAACCCGCCGAGCGGGTCAAGCAGTGGAGCGAGTACCGCCCGATGTTCATCACCGATGCGCGCATCGCCCGTGGTGTGGACTTCTGGCGTCAGCACGAGGCGATATTGGCTCGCGCGGAACAGGAATACGGCGTGCCGGCGCAAGTGATTGTGTCAATCATTGGCGTTGAAACCTTTTTCGGACGCAATACCGGAAATTTCCGGGTCGTCGATGCCTTGTCGACCCTGGGTTTCGACTATCCTCCCCGAGCCGAATTTTTCCGCAAGGAATTGCGCGAGTTCCTGCTGCTGGCCCGTGAAGAGCAGGTCGATCCATTGACCCTCAAGGGTTCCTACGCCGGGGCGATGGGGCTGCCGCAGTTCATGCCGAGCAGCTTTCGCGCCTATGCGGTGGACTTCGACGGTGATGGCCACATCAATATCTGGAACAACCCGGACGATGCCATCGGCAGCGTCGCCAGTTACTTCAAACGTCATGGCTGGGTAGGCGGTGAACCCGTGGTCAGCCGCGCCGATGTGCGTGGCGATCAGGTGGATCTGGGTTTGACCACCGGTATCGAACCGACTAAAACCGTGGGGGAGTTGCGAGCGCTGGGGTGGTCAAGTCATGATGCGCTGCGCGATGATATGCCGGTCACGGCATTCCGCCTGGAAGGTGACAAGGGTCCTGAATACTGGATGGGCCTGACGAATTTTTACGCGATCACGCGTTATAACCGCAGCGTGATGTACGCCATGGCCGTACATCAACTGTCTGAACAGCTGGTCCAAGCACGGGGCGTCAAGTAA
- a CDS encoding septal ring lytic transglycosylase RlpA family protein, with the protein MRALPMNKPLKLMAFAALTVLVASCSTSRSPTPTKSSPAVVRATPGLDINRAHKDGAPWWDVDVSRIPDATPTLHTGPYKANPYTVLGKTYFPQQESRSYVASGTASWYGTKFHGQNTANGEVYDLYGMSAAHKTLPLPSYVRVTNLDNNKTVVLRVNDRGPFYSDRIIDLSYAAAKKLGYAESGTARVKVEGIDPQQWWAAKGRPAPLMLNEPKIAQNNAPVITASAGTVEQWTPPPQQHAAAVVPVPIDAKKNASAQASGQYLQVGAFANPDAAELLRSKLSGMVSAPVFISSIVRNQQTLHRVRLGPIGSPGEIQQVQNSVRLANLGSPSLVTAE; encoded by the coding sequence ATGCGGGCATTGCCTATGAATAAACCCCTGAAGCTGATGGCATTCGCCGCGTTGACGGTGCTGGTCGCCAGTTGTTCGACCAGCCGCTCGCCGACGCCAACAAAGTCTTCTCCGGCCGTCGTGCGTGCAACGCCAGGCCTGGACATCAACCGCGCGCACAAAGACGGTGCGCCTTGGTGGGACGTCGACGTATCGCGCATCCCTGATGCGACACCGACCCTGCACACGGGTCCTTATAAAGCCAACCCGTATACCGTGCTGGGCAAGACTTATTTCCCGCAGCAAGAATCCAGGTCCTACGTCGCGTCGGGCACGGCGTCCTGGTACGGCACCAAATTTCACGGCCAGAACACCGCCAATGGCGAGGTCTATGACCTGTACGGCATGAGTGCCGCGCACAAGACCTTGCCGCTGCCCAGTTACGTTCGGGTGACCAACCTGGACAACAACAAGACCGTCGTCTTGCGGGTCAACGACCGTGGGCCGTTCTACTCTGACCGGATCATCGACTTGTCATATGCCGCCGCCAAGAAGCTCGGTTATGCCGAATCCGGTACGGCGCGGGTCAAGGTCGAAGGCATCGATCCGCAGCAATGGTGGGCCGCCAAAGGGCGTCCGGCACCGTTGATGCTTAACGAGCCGAAAATCGCGCAAAATAACGCCCCGGTGATCACGGCTTCGGCCGGCACCGTTGAACAATGGACGCCACCGCCGCAGCAACACGCCGCGGCGGTCGTTCCTGTGCCGATCGATGCAAAAAAAAACGCTTCTGCACAAGCCTCTGGCCAGTATCTGCAGGTGGGCGCGTTCGCCAACCCGGACGCTGCAGAACTCCTGAGATCGAAGCTCAGCGGGATGGTGAGCGCTCCGGTGTTCATCAGCTCGATCGTGCGCAATCAACAGACGCTGCATCGGGTTCGCCTGGGGCCGATCGGCTCGCCGGGTGAAATCCAGCAAGTGCAGAACAGCGTGCGCCTGGCCAATCTCGGTTCGCCGAGCCTGGTCACCGCCGAGTAA
- a CDS encoding D-alanyl-D-alanine carboxypeptidase family protein, translated as MNITTFAKRLCLLVPLLLSPAAFAVEMMPSPPQLAAKSYVLMDASSGNVLVENNGDQRLPPASLTKLMTAYLATLEIRRGQIGENDPVTVSENAWRTGGSRMFIKVGSQVTVSDLLHGIIIQSGNDASVALAEHIAGSEDAFADMMNKTGADLGLTNSHFMNPTGLPNPEHYSSAHDMAVLARAIIHEDPAHYAIYSQKEFFWNGIKQPNRNLLLWRDKTVDGLKTGHTDEAGYCMVSSAVRDGMRLIAVVFGTNSDVARASETQKLLTYGFRFFETQTFYQKGAELAQAPVWKGTTNQVKAGLAQDLTLTLPKGQLKKLAASMTMNPQLMAPIAKGDVIGKVEVKLDEKVVHSADLIALDAVDEGGIFRRMWDSIRLFFYGLFN; from the coding sequence ATGAACATCACCACCTTTGCCAAACGACTGTGCCTGCTAGTACCGCTGCTCCTCTCGCCTGCCGCGTTCGCGGTCGAGATGATGCCGTCGCCACCACAACTGGCCGCCAAATCCTACGTGCTCATGGATGCCAGCAGCGGCAACGTGCTGGTGGAGAACAACGGTGACCAGCGTCTGCCTCCGGCCAGCCTGACCAAGCTGATGACCGCGTACCTGGCGACCCTGGAAATCCGTCGTGGCCAGATTGGCGAAAACGATCCGGTAACCGTCAGCGAAAACGCCTGGCGTACCGGCGGTTCGCGGATGTTCATCAAGGTTGGCTCGCAAGTCACCGTCAGCGACCTGCTGCACGGCATCATCATCCAGTCGGGTAACGACGCCAGTGTTGCGCTCGCCGAGCACATCGCCGGCAGCGAAGACGCGTTCGCCGACATGATGAACAAAACCGGTGCCGATCTTGGCCTGACCAACTCCCACTTCATGAACCCGACCGGTCTGCCGAACCCGGAGCATTACTCGTCGGCTCATGACATGGCCGTGCTGGCTCGCGCGATCATCCACGAAGATCCGGCTCACTATGCGATCTACTCGCAGAAAGAGTTCTTCTGGAACGGGATCAAGCAACCTAACCGCAACCTGCTGCTGTGGCGCGACAAGACCGTCGACGGCCTGAAAACCGGCCACACCGACGAAGCCGGCTATTGCATGGTGTCCTCGGCCGTCCGTGATGGCATGCGCCTGATCGCCGTGGTGTTCGGCACCAACAGCGACGTGGCGCGTGCCTCCGAAACCCAGAAGCTGCTGACCTACGGTTTCCGCTTCTTCGAAACCCAGACCTTCTACCAGAAAGGCGCCGAGCTGGCTCAGGCACCTGTCTGGAAAGGCACCACCAATCAAGTCAAGGCCGGCCTGGCCCAGGACCTGACCCTGACCCTGCCGAAGGGCCAGCTGAAAAAGCTCGCCGCCAGCATGACCATGAACCCGCAACTGATGGCGCCAATCGCCAAGGGCGACGTGATCGGTAAAGTCGAAGTGAAGCTGGACGAGAAGGTGGTGCACAGCGCCGACCTGATCGCCCTCGACGCGGTTGACGAGGGTGGTATCTTCCGCCGCATGTGGGATAGCATCCGTCTATTCTTCTACGGCTTGTTCAACTGA
- a CDS encoding DUF493 domain-containing protein has protein sequence MTDTEVKAPKIEFPCADYPIKVIGDTGVGFKDKIIAILEKHATVDHETLAERQSTNGKYTTIQLHIIATGQEQLYDINSELRATGFVHMVL, from the coding sequence ATGACAGACACCGAAGTAAAGGCGCCAAAGATTGAATTCCCCTGCGCGGATTACCCGATCAAGGTGATCGGCGACACTGGTGTGGGGTTCAAGGACAAGATCATTGCGATCCTTGAGAAGCACGCCACCGTTGATCACGAGACCCTGGCCGAACGCCAGAGCACCAACGGTAAGTACACGACCATCCAGCTGCACATCATCGCCACCGGTCAGGAACAGCTGTACGACATCAACAGCGAGTTGCGGGCCACCGGTTTCGTGCACATGGTGCTGTGA
- the rodA gene encoding rod shape-determining protein RodA, producing MRRRATLLQRMHIDGPLLILLLTLAAGSLFVLYSASGKSWDLLAKQATSFGIGLVSMVVIAQFEPRFMARWVPVGYVIGVLLLVVVDVMGHNAMGATRWINIPGVIRFQPSEFMKILMPATIAWYLSKRTLPPQLKHVGVSLFLIGLPFILIVRQPDLGTSLLILAGGAFVLFMGGLRWRWILSVLAAAVPVSIAMWYFVMHDYQKQRVLTFLDPESDPLGTGWNIIQSKAAIGSGGVFGKGWLLGTQSHLDFLPESHTDFIIAVMGEEFGLVGICALLLIYLLLIGRGLVITAQAQTLFGKLLAGSLTMTFFVYVFVNIGMVSGLLPVVGVPLPFISYGGTSLVTLLSAFGVLMSIHTHRKWIAQV from the coding sequence ATGCGTCGTCGAGCGACGCTGTTGCAACGCATGCACATCGACGGCCCGCTGCTGATCCTGTTGCTGACCCTCGCCGCCGGCAGCCTGTTCGTGCTGTATTCGGCCAGCGGCAAGAGCTGGGACCTGCTGGCCAAGCAAGCCACTTCGTTTGGTATCGGCCTGGTGTCGATGGTCGTCATTGCCCAGTTCGAGCCGCGCTTCATGGCCCGTTGGGTGCCGGTCGGTTATGTGATCGGCGTGCTGTTGCTGGTGGTGGTGGACGTGATGGGCCACAACGCCATGGGCGCCACGCGCTGGATCAATATTCCCGGGGTGATCCGCTTCCAGCCTTCGGAGTTCATGAAGATCCTGATGCCGGCGACCATCGCCTGGTACCTGTCCAAGCGCACCTTGCCGCCCCAGCTCAAACACGTGGGCGTCAGTTTGTTTCTGATCGGCTTGCCCTTCATCCTGATCGTGCGTCAGCCCGACCTCGGCACTTCGTTGCTGATCCTGGCGGGTGGTGCTTTCGTGTTGTTCATGGGCGGCCTGCGCTGGCGCTGGATCCTCAGCGTGCTCGCCGCCGCCGTGCCGGTGTCGATCGCCATGTGGTACTTCGTCATGCACGATTACCAGAAGCAGCGAGTGCTGACGTTTCTCGACCCGGAGAGCGATCCCCTGGGCACCGGCTGGAACATCATCCAGTCCAAGGCCGCCATCGGTTCCGGCGGCGTGTTCGGCAAGGGCTGGCTGCTAGGCACCCAGTCGCACCTGGATTTCCTGCCGGAAAGCCACACCGACTTCATTATTGCCGTCATGGGTGAAGAGTTCGGCCTGGTGGGCATCTGCGCACTGCTGCTGATCTACCTGTTGTTGATCGGTCGCGGGCTGGTCATTACCGCCCAGGCCCAGACATTGTTCGGCAAATTGCTCGCGGGCAGCCTGACCATGACGTTTTTTGTTTACGTTTTCGTCAACATCGGTATGGTCAGTGGCCTGTTGCCGGTCGTGGGGGTGCCGTTGCCGTTCATTAGCTACGGAGGAACTTCGCTGGTGACGCTGCTGTCAGCGTTTGGGGTTTTGATGTCGATCCATACCCATCGTAAGTGGATCGCACAAGTTTGA
- the lipB gene encoding lipoyl(octanoyl) transferase LipB, translating into MSGTLGFRELGQMAYEPVWHAMQRFTNERGSDAADEIWLVEHLPVFTQGQAGKAEHLLVPGDIPVVQVDRGGQVTYHGPGQLVAYLLLDVRKLGFGVRDLVSRMEQCLIELLASYGVTAAAKPDAPGVYVDGAKIASLGLRIRHGCSFHGLALNVDMNLEPFRRINPCGYAGLAMTQLSDHAGSIEFAEVSARLRAQLVKHLDYAEQTTLTGGID; encoded by the coding sequence ATGTCTGGCACGCTGGGCTTTCGCGAGCTTGGCCAGATGGCTTACGAGCCGGTCTGGCATGCCATGCAACGCTTTACCAACGAACGCGGCAGTGACGCCGCCGACGAGATCTGGCTGGTCGAGCACCTGCCGGTGTTCACCCAGGGCCAGGCCGGCAAGGCCGAGCACTTGTTAGTGCCGGGGGATATCCCGGTGGTGCAGGTCGATCGCGGTGGTCAGGTGACTTACCATGGCCCCGGCCAATTGGTGGCTTACCTGTTGCTCGATGTGCGCAAGCTGGGTTTCGGCGTGCGAGACCTGGTCAGCCGCATGGAGCAGTGCCTGATCGAGTTGCTGGCCAGCTACGGCGTCACGGCCGCGGCCAAGCCGGATGCCCCGGGCGTGTACGTCGACGGGGCGAAAATCGCTTCTCTGGGTCTGCGGATCCGCCATGGTTGCTCCTTTCATGGCCTGGCCCTGAACGTGGATATGAACCTGGAACCGTTTCGACGGATTAATCCCTGCGGCTACGCCGGGCTGGCGATGACCCAGCTGAGCGATCACGCAGGATCGATTGAATTTGCCGAGGTAAGTGCCCGGCTGCGCGCGCAGCTCGTCAAACACCTCGACTATGCTGAGCAGACGACCCTAACGGGCGGAATCGACTGA